CAGAACGACCTTTCCAGATGGATTGTTACAGAAAGTTCTCACTGTATATCCTGTCCTGGCCTTCAATCGAACTTTGAATTCATACATCTCATTATTGATCTCTTCAACCACATGATCGGGAAGCTCAAATCTGATTCCAATGTCTACTGTATTACTTGATGCAACGATTTCCGGATATCGCCCTGTAACCTTTTTTATAAGCGAGTGACCGCTTCTGCCCACAGCAACAACCACATAATCAAACTCGGCTTCGAATCCCTCTCCTCTAAGAACAATTCTTTCCTTTTCAATGTCGATTTCATCGACTCTCGAGCCAAAGTGAAAGTGGACGTTCTTCTTCTGCGAGAATTCGTCGAAAATCCTTGTAAGAACCGAACCCAGTTTATCGGTCCCTATATGCCAGAACTTAGAGTTCACAGGTTCAAAACCCTTTTCATAGAAGAGGTTAAAAAATGAGGATTTTCTGTCAAAGGATGTGCCTGTTTTGACAACGAGTTTGTCTTCGGAGCACAGTTTCTCCAGATAGAAATCGACTACACTTCTTTGAATATAGAGCGGAATCTCCATATCACCGCCCATAGTATCTGATACGAAAATCTTCCCATCCGACCTTATTCCACTTATGCTTGAACTAAAAATATCCTTTGAGCGTTCCAGAATGTGAATCTCATGATTCTCATCAATAACTTCGCTTAAGAAGCCTATTGAGGCTGCTCCAAATCCGATAACTCCAATTTTCATCTGATAAGTCCTTAACGGACAGCTCACCTCCCGGTGCGTCGTTATTCCCAGCTAAATCTGTATTTATCAAGCCCCAGCTCATTTCTGAGCTGTACTAGTTGTTTCCTCAAGATCTCATTCAAAGGGGCTCCTTTGTCCTTTCTTGATATCCATGCGAGGTATTCCTTCTCGCCAGCTGTATATATCCTTTCCTGCCCGGGAGCCTTTTTCGATGCCCTAAGCTCTCTGAGGATATCACCAGCGAGTTTCTTGAATTCGTTCACTGGAGTGAACGGCTCGATGTCTATTGCTATAAAGAAATGACCTATTGGAATGGGTCTCTTTTCATTCTTAGGTCCCACACCTGTCAGCATCTTCAAATAGCTGCCTGCCTGCAAAGCAGCAGAAAGAATCTCAACTACTGTTGCGTAGCCATAGCCCTTGTATCCGGCAGTCTCCTCGCCGATACCTCCTAGCGGAGTCAAAGCGGCTTCTCCTTTTGTCAGATCAATCAGGATTTGCTCAGTGTCGGTTCTTGGTTTGCCATCAAGACCAATAACCCAACCTTCTGGCAGCTCCTTGCCTGCTCTGGCATAGACTTCAATCTTTCCTCTTTGAGCGACAGAAGTAGCGCAGTCCAGAACAAAGGGGAAGTCTTCGTCTGTTGGAATCCCGAAAGTGAGTGGATTAGTTCCCAGCATATTTTCCACTCCAAAAGTTGGTGCAATAGATGGACGGGCATTCGTGCCAGTAATTCCTATCATGCCCTCTTCAATGGCCATCATTGGATAATAGCCGGCTATTCCGTAGTGTGTCGAGTTGCGTACTACCACCATTCCCATTCCATAGGTTTTCGCCTTCTCAATCGCGAGCTTCATTGATCTGTAAGCAATTACGTGTCCC
This window of the Mesotoga sp. BH458_6_3_2_1 genome carries:
- a CDS encoding NAD(P)/FAD-dependent oxidoreductase, which translates into the protein MKIGVIGFGAASIGFLSEVIDENHEIHILERSKDIFSSSISGIRSDGKIFVSDTMGGDMEIPLYIQRSVVDFYLEKLCSEDKLVVKTGTSFDRKSSFFNLFYEKGFEPVNSKFWHIGTDKLGSVLTRIFDEFSQKKNVHFHFGSRVDEIDIEKERIVLRGEGFEAEFDYVVVAVGRSGHSLIKKVTGRYPEIVASSNTVDIGIRFELPDHVVEEINNEMYEFKVRLKARTGYTVRTFCNNPSGKVVLENYDDFVTVNGHSNSGGSSESTNFAILCTTRFTEPFRDPIGYGSYISRLSNILAGGRKVILQTYEDFIQTKRTKRLGRVKPTLPESDFILGDINLVLPRRISVSITEFIEKLSEVIPGISYPDNLMYAVEVKFYSNKINNGRYKNLKFIGDCSGHTRSITYATGHGKLLGSSLK
- a CDS encoding Ldh family oxidoreductase, with amino-acid sequence MENIYDDVVWVDFDTLEAFMKDVFVGVGVPEKDASVCANVLITSDKRGIDSHGIGRLKPIYVDRIRSGTQSPVTEFEIIRESPTTAVVDGHNGMGHVIAYRSMKLAIEKAKTYGMGMVVVRNSTHYGIAGYYPMMAIEEGMIGITGTNARPSIAPTFGVENMLGTNPLTFGIPTDEDFPFVLDCATSVAQRGKIEVYARAGKELPEGWVIGLDGKPRTDTEQILIDLTKGEAALTPLGGIGEETAGYKGYGYATVVEILSAALQAGSYLKMLTGVGPKNEKRPIPIGHFFIAIDIEPFTPVNEFKKLAGDILRELRASKKAPGQERIYTAGEKEYLAWISRKDKGAPLNEILRKQLVQLRNELGLDKYRFSWE